In the genome of Tripterygium wilfordii isolate XIE 37 chromosome 19, ASM1340144v1, whole genome shotgun sequence, one region contains:
- the LOC119985631 gene encoding uncharacterized protein LOC119985631: protein MEDHFDSEDLNLVKKRKKDHYQVEDKVVAHVRHEQCDLPVTLQFQWCQMEVHFDIEDLHRVKDKILAHLRHELGDLPAGVEVRGCRISKFDDEDKAWMVRDILLTMLGHFGPYVPPPFQVEADSSWYISFITEGVLFKPSREKLYKSFTLYDDGHVFFPSNSYKSILREIIASVWRLSGTQLRCRISLENIYIVKHDGIVWNRATYAKFLRFDLQEHIMDDKVEVREKLRKLFEEINSKCNVDDGSKAEFDLFLKNFSLDHPLDVYDNVFFWKKYQRMNFIDRILELSRSGNIVIYGDETKDAFEEDWESKLRSHPDIPLFLELNRRFTKPSSFDDTRGAPDASMKKCIETIRDLYFNFECLKQQLEDMGVKPKLLQDAEQVVDYIHYIFPYLIGALAERAFAMEWPLNMSFEPKLVLGLF from the exons ATGGAGGATCATTTTGATTCTGAAGATCTTAATctggtaaaaaaaagaaaaaaagatcacTATCAGGTCGAGGATAAGGTCGTTGCTCATGTAAGGCATGAGCAATGTGATCTACCAGTAACTTTACAATTTCAATG GTGTCAAATGGAGGTACATTTTGACATTGAAGATCTCCATCGGGTCAAGGATAAGATTCTTGCTCATTTAAGGCATGAGCTAGGTGATCTACCAGCAGGTGTAGAAGTTCGAGGGTGCCGTATTTCAAAGTTTGATGATGAAGACAAAGCATGGATGGTCCGTGACATATTATTGACAATGCTTGGTCACTTTGGACCATACGTGCCACCTCCATTTCAAGTGGAAGCAGATTCTTCATGGTATATTTCCTTCATAACGGAAGGTGTTCTTTTCAAACCATCCAGGGAAAAACTCTATAAATCATTTACACTTTACGATGACGGACACGTCTTTTTCCCATCTAACTCCTATAAAAGCATCTTAAG GGAGATAATTGCATCTGTTTGGCGCTTGAGTGGTACACAATTGCGTTGTCGCATATCTCTGGAGAATATTTACATAGTGAAGCATGATGGCATCGTGTGGAATCGTGCTACTTATGCCAAGTTTTTGAGATTTGACCTGCAAG AGCATATAATGGATGACAAAGTTGAAGTGCGTGAAAAATTGAGGAAACTTTTTGAGGAGATCAATAGCAAATGCAATGTTGATGATGGTTCAAAAGCTGAGTTTGATCTTTTTTTGAAGAATTTCTCTCTGGA TCATCCATTGGATGTGTATGACAACGTTTTCTTTTGGAAAAAGTATCAGCGTATGAATTTCATTGATCGCATACTTGAACTCTCTCGGTCGGGAAATATTGTGATCTATGGGGATGAGACTAAAGATGCTTTTGAGGAGGATTGGGAGTCTAAATTGAGGAGTCATCCTGATATTCCATTATTTCTCGAGCTGAATAGACGTTTTACTAAACCAAGCAGCTTTGATGATACAAGAGGGGCGCCAGACGCCAGTATGAAGAAATGTATTGAAACCATCAGGGACttgtactttaattttgaaTGTTTGAAACAACAGTTGGAG GATATGGGGGTCAAACCCAAACTTCTTCAAGATGCTGAGCAAGTTGTGGATTACATCCATTACATCTTTCCGTACCTCATTGGTGCATTAGCTGAACGAGCATTTGCAATGGAGTGGCCTTTGAATATGTCATTTGAACCAAAGTTAGTATTGGGCttattttga